The Arachis ipaensis cultivar K30076 chromosome B07, Araip1.1, whole genome shotgun sequence genomic interval tacatgtttcttttttttttttttctaaaaaatagagACAAGCGATAAAATGTTAAAACGGTCCTTAAGTTTTCAACTCATCGTCGTTGCGTAGCAAAGCACGCTAATACACGTTGATAATCAGGCTGCTAACGTTTTTCTTTTGGTATTATTACGGGCCCGACAAGAAAAGTACATCTTCACTAGGCGACTTTGTTCATCATTTACTAGTAATTGTATTCTCTCCTTCGGAGGAGAGTCTTAAAAGTATATTCCTAATTCTAAATTAAGATTTTATGTGTTAGGCAATCTATATATTTATTGTCTTTTTTATAAATATTCACAAAAAAGTAAtgctataaatttaaatttttttataaattaagtcTAACCAAATTAAACAATAAGACTTAGAATAATATTAGtcataactgatttttgttatgttAAACTCATTTAGTTAaacttaatttataaaaaaacttAGATGTGTAACATTATTCTTCACAAAACCAATCTTCCAATCTCTATCCTTCCATCTTTTAATTTTTCTGACTAGAACATTAGGGTGGATGACTAAATTTCTCTTGCTATTTAGTACTTCAATAAAGGCTTTAGCGTCGCACTCCACCAAGATTCTTCTCAATCCCAAGGTCCAAGCCATGTTCAGCCCTTTGGTTAGCGTTATATGCTGAGCAACTTCCTATATTATAGGAAAAGTTAGCAATTCATTTGCTACTctttttttgaaacaaaggaaGCTCAACACAAAAGTGGAGCGAAcaagttaaaaaaaatagtagAACAACACCTCTTGTAATCACCTAGTAATTTCTCACACCAATAGCATATTCCAATGTCATTTCTGGCATTGCCATTAATAACAAAAGGAAGGGATCCTCACACCTCCATTCCTTGTAGTGAAGTAGAGTCATATTGTAGATTTTTTCAGCACCTTTTTCTGTGTTCTGAAATAGTCTCCTGTTTCTCTCCAACCAGACGTTCCAAACAACCGCAAAGAAACTTATGAACCACTTCTTTCGCTCCTCCTTCCTAAATGTAACACATGTCCAGCTTTAAAAGTGTTCCTTTAAAGTACCCAGACAGGACCATTGTCTGCCAAATTCAGATAACCAAGCACACCATACATGCCAAGTAAATTCACAACAAAAAAAGTGGTAAACAGATTCAACATCCTTATTACATAATCTACACAAATTATCGTCCTGATTAACAATTTCGAAACGACACAACCTTTCCTTTGTATTCTCCCTGCCTATCAAGACAAATCAGGCAAACAACTATACTCTTGGAGGGACTAATCATTTCCAAACAGTCTTAGTGAAGCTATAGCTTGTGACGTCATTCGGAAGCATTTCCGCCTGTAGCACCTGCACAAAAGAAAGAGTAGAAAAAACATCTTACATATCAAACTTCCAGACCACTCTATCCTCTCTATCAAAGGCTAGTTTAACGGGCCTCAAAGTGTCGTGTAATTGATTCACAAGTTgcaactcccattggaacaactcacgcctccattggaagtttcatatccactctaacccatcccaaaacccacaaacTCCTATGACAGAGACTTTCTGAATTGAAACCGAGAAAAGCCTTGAAAACCTATCCTTTAGAGGACCACAACTTAGCCAGACATCTTCCAAAAAACGAGTTTTTCTGCCATCACTAACCTCCATGGACAAGCGAGTTCAAGAGTCCTCCACACCCTGCTTTCATTGTATTTCCCTGCACAATACCTTCGTGTTGAGTGTTACTCAATCCTGTGGCGACAGAGTCCATTtgacaaaaatttttttctttctctggACTAGGAAAATTCCTTGATTCTTCTTGTAAGCTTTTTTTACTTCATTAATCATCTTCAAAACTTCTTGTTGCAGTTTTGGGAGTCTTTTGTACCCTGGTTCATGAATCTCTTTGTTTCTCCAGAACTAGATTTTTTAACAAGTAATGATAAAAATGTCACTCTAATTCTGGCTTCTATCTCTGCTTGAGTCCTGTTCGATTGCTTGGGAGCTTGAACGGGTCGGATCTTAATGTAGTGAGAGAGTGGGCAACTGAGGGATGGATGCGGGAGAGCTCCGGTGGATGATTCCTTGGGTCTAGCGAATGGAGAAGAGGTGAAGCCACCTGCAaaggactccgacgctcaagtcagtgtcCGTACAAGAAATGGTGATTAGGATTAGAATAAATGATGTACCTCTGGAGAGGGTtaggaccctccccttatatagTCTGTACAAGAGTGGGTCCCACGCAGACAGATTCTCTTTTCTGAAAATTTTCTTTCCATCTGTCCAAGTCCACACGGGGTGACATTCGGGTCACGCTCCCGGTTCGGGTTCAGTAGCCCGTCCGGTCGGTCGGACGTCTGGACCCAGATCTTTGGACTTTGTTGGGCTGGGCAGGAACAAGTCCTGTTGTGAGTTCATTCTCACCCAATCCCCCAGGTTCACCGCACAGAAGCTCTGGATCTTTCCAGGATTAATTAATCTGACCTAGAGAGTAGAAGCTTTCGAACAACTTCTCATAGcgtgaaaagagaaaagaaataaaggaGCTCTAGAGAGGAATACTCCTACAAAACTAAAAGACCAAATCCCACAAGAAAATAACCAGACCCACAAAAATAGCCCAAAACCAAGACAGACAAATAGCAAGATGCAAGAAACCCAAAACCAGACCAACCCAACTCTTGCCCCTACAACAGCCCAAACCATGAGAAAAGAAAGAACCCAAACCAAGACTAAAACCCAAACCCAAGAAGATACTAGCATGAACATTATTGACAAAGCCGTTCATTTTCAAGAAAATTGGGCAAACAACAACCAAACTCAAGACTCTCAAATCACTGAAATGGTTGAGGCCACTGGAATACAGGCTTGCGACATGGAGGAACCGCCTGACCCAATCCCGCCAGACTTTGGAGCCAGAAATTCAGAAGATCTAGTAGAAGCCATGGAAGTTTTTGAAAGGGAACCAGCCCAAGGAGAAGCACAGGAAGAAGTACTTCCTTCATTAACGAGGGAGGATATGCATGATGATTAAGAGGCCTTGAGCCTCTTTGCTTTCCCAACCTTTTGGGTTAGGGTGCCTTTGTTTTGGCTTAGAGTTTTGGATAAGACTTTTGCGTCATATAATGATGATCATGATGTGGAATATTAGAGGGGCAGCGAGCAAAAGTACCATTCGCACCCTCAAAGAGTTGCAAAACCAAAAGAAACCTGACCTCACTATTCTGGTAGAAACCAAATGTAGCGGAAATAAAGGAAGAGAGGTGATTAAGGCAATGGGATTCAATCATGCCATTGTCGAAGAAGCTGTCGGTTTCGTTGGAGGGATCTGGATCCTCTGGAAGAACGATGATCTCAAAATCAAAGTTATGTCAACGCACAAGCAATTTGTGCATATGAAAATTGAAAACAATCAGCGGAGGACATGGAGCCTTATGGCTGTGTATGCAAGTCCACAGGAAGCACAAAGAAAAGAAATGTGGGAGCTTTTGCACAACATCTCAAGAAACATGAACTTACCGTGGCTGATGATAGGTGATTTCAATGACATCGCAGAGCAAAGTGAGAAGAAAGGAGGAGGGGGAAATGATGCCTATGCGTGTAGACGTTTCAGAGGCTGGATTGACAAATGCAACCTCATAGACGTAGGTTATTCAGGATCAAGATTCACATGGAAGGGGGGGATAAGAGAAGGCCAAGAAAGAGTTTATAAAAGGCTGGATCGAGCTTTATGCAACTCAGAGTGGCGAACAAATTTTTCAAATGCATTTGTGGAGGTGCTGCCAAGAATACAATCAGACCATCACCCTTTGTTGCTACACACAAGACCTGAACTTTAAAAGCATTATTGAAAGAACAAATAGCAAATTAAAAGGATGGAAGGCCAATTGCCTATCCTTAGCAGGGCGCATCACTCTTGCACAAACTGTAATCAGCCCAATGCTCAATTTTGATATGTTACATACAAAAATTCCCATTGGAATTTGCAATGAAGTGGAAAAATGCCAGAGAAAATTTATTTGGGGAGAAAACTCAAACACACGAAAACTGCATGCTGTGAAATGTGACACTCTctgtaaaacaaaaataaatgggGCCTAGGCATGAGAAAGCTTCATATCATGAATGATGCCTTTTTTATGAAACAAGTATGGAGGTTAATGCACGAAAGAGAGACACTGTGGGCGAAAGTCCTTTTCAATAAATATGGAAGGGGAAAAGATTCAATCCTGAACATGGAAAATAGGGCATCTGACTCAAAGTtttggagagatttgataaagaTCAAAGAAGACATGAAAGAGAACCTGAGGTTTTCTATTGGAAATGGTAAGTCGACTTCTCTATGGAGAGATAAGTGGTTGTATCATGAAAATGCTCTTATTGAGGATGTACAAGAAATAAATGCTTCCCTTCTCAATATGAAAGTGGCTGATGCAGTGTTAGAAAATGGAGAATGGAACTTGGAATTTCTAAGGGAGCTCATTCCTGAAGACAAAATTTTAAAGATTACTGCATGCCATCCCCCGAAAGAGAGCCTAGGTGAGGACAAGATCATGTGGAGTCCCTCCGAAGATAGAAACTTCACAGTAGCCAGTGCTTATAAAACACTCTCGCAAGCAAATGAAAATCAAGACCAAACCTGGAATCTTATATGGAAATGGAAGGGCCCCCAGCGTATAAAATGTTTTATGTGGTTAGCAACTCAAAACAAGCTGATGACCTCAGAAAAAAGACATAAGATCTTTGGTGCAAATCCAAACTGCCACCGATGTCCCAATAATCCAGAAACACTACTCCACACATTAAGGGACTGCACAGAAGCATCAAGAATTTGGCGGCAGTTAGTGAAACCCTCTCACATAACCACTTTCTATAGAGCTCCCTTCGAGACATGGATCTGCTGGAATCTTACAGTGGAAATCGGTGCTAATGCACAGCCATGGCTGTCCCAATTTGTTGTGACTTGCTGGTGGCTATGGAAATGGAGGAATAAGGAGATCTTTGACCCCCCTTTTAGAAGACCAAACAATGCACATTTATGGATTAAAGAATATCTGCAAAGGATCAATAAtgcttttgaaaaagtcaatatcCTTAAAGGAGCacagaagaaaaaagaaatacaTATTGCATGGCAACCTCCCGAGGATGGATGGCTAAAAATCAATACTGACGGAACAGTCTCACAGGAGCACCGTATAGCAGGGTGTGGAGGCTTGATTCGGGATAGCCGTGGAAGATGGATAGCGGGGTTCTTGGCGAATATTGGCAAAGGAACAGCATTCACGGCAGAAGCTTGGAGAATTCTCCATAGATTGAAACTAGCTTGGGATTTGGGATTCAAAAAAATCATTCTAGAAACTGATTCAAAAATTGCATTCCAAATTctcagcaaaagaaaagaaagggacaATCATCCGGAAACAATTATAAGAAGCACCAGCCAGTTAATACAAAGAGACTGGAATGTAAAACTCTGTCATACATATAGGGAAGGAAACAAAAGCGCCGACTGGCTTGCGAAGAAAAGTTTACAAGCATGCCTTGGATTTCATTTCATAGACACTATGCCAACAGGGCTAAGGAACATTATAAATGATGATGCTAGAGGGGTATCTTTGCCTCATTTTatcattgatttttaattttcttgggCGTTAAGCCCCGTcaaaacaccaaaaaaaaaaaaaaaacttctcaTAGCGTGAAGAGTGTCTTCCTTGCCTCCATCGCAAAGTTGGCAGGCCCCATTGCTTCTAAACATTCTTGCCTTTCTTTGATTGGTAAATATTCTATCGTGCATCATCTTCCACATGTGGATTTTCGCCTTTTGTGGGGTCCTCCATTGCCAGAGCTTGGTCCAGTTGTTTGTTACTGGGCTTGTCCACTTCGCTAGTGCCCAGAGCCTTGTATGTTGAAGAGACCGAGAAATCGCCATCCTCTGAGTGCTTCCACGCCAGCCTATTTTCTCCGTTTTCCTCTCGTGGTGGGGGCAGTGCCAGGATTTTCAGCGCAATATCTTTAATTAAATAGTCTCTGATTCCTTCTCCGTCCCAATTTCCTGTTTCATTCCTCCATTCCCAAACTGTACTTTATAGGTCAGGATTTTGATGGTTTGTATAATTGAGTAGGTTGTCTACTCCCTGCACTCAGCAATCTGTCCAGAATAGAAAAGTATGTCCATTTTCGATCTGCTTCACTACTGATTCCTTGAAGATGGGCCAGAGCTTTGTTAAGTCCCTCCACAGGATTGAATCTCCTCTCTTTGCTTCTGGAAAAATGACATGGTTACTTCCATTATAGTATTCCTGAATAAGAACACTTGCCCAGAGAGAATTGGGGTTCTCCCAAATTTGCCATATGATTTTTAATAAGAAGGCTTCGTTCATTTGGCTAAGATTTCTAAACCCTAGCCCTCCCTCATGTTTTAGGGAACAGAAGGTCTTCCAATTGACTGTATGTACTTTTCTCTTATTTTCATCATCCCCCCATATAAACCCTCTTTGAAGTTCATTATACTGTTGCATATGGTTTTCAGGATTCTGCTGTGTTGCATGTCAAAGTTGATACTGGGGCAGATGACTGCTTGAGCTAGAGTAATTCTGCCGGCTAGAGAAAAACATTTGCTTTTCCAGCCTTTTAGTTTTTCTTGCACCACCTTGTAGTTCTCATTTCCTGATATGTTGTTGTTGAGCATCGCTCCTAGGTACCTTCCAAGCGCATTGTTCTCTTTGTAATCTGTTTTGCTGATATGCTTGTCTTGTGCTTGCTGGGgtgtttttggaaaaaaaaatggtTGTTTTTGCATTATTGATTTTAAGTTCTAATGCCttgcaaaaatttttcaaaacttccttttCGCAATCCATCTGTTCGTCAGTGGCTTCCACAAAGAGAAGTAAGTCGTCGGCAATCATTAGATGAGAGACATCTAATTTGTTCCTACCTACTTGAAAGGGGTTCCAGTTTCTTTTCTCCACTTCTCGTTCAATATAGTGCGAGAGCTTATCCATACATACGACAAAAAGGTAGGATGATAATGGATCTCCCTACCTGATGCCTCTTGTAGGGTAGAAAATATCTGTTTTGCTTCCATTCCATAAGATGTTATAGCTCACTGACCTCATTCCTTCCATGATGATGCTACTGACTTTCGGGGGGGAGTTTGAATTTGTAAAGCCTTTGTTAATAAATTCCCAATCGAGCATATTATAGGCTTTCTCAAAATCAATCTTAATTGCCATGAAATTTTGATTTCCTCTCATCTTCTTCATGGAATGCATGAGCTCCTTAGCTATGCGGATGTTGTCTTGTATCTTTCTTTCGGGAATGAAGCTTGATTGGTGAGGGCTTATCCTTTCATTGAGGAGAGGCTTGATTCTTTGAACAAGAATTTCGGTTAGGATCTTGAATCTAACATTACATAGTGCAATAGGTCTAAATTGTGAGATGAATTCTGGATGTAGCAACTTTGAAATTAGGGCAATGAGAGTAGCATTTGATTCTTTGATGATGCGAGGATTTCTCCAACATTCTTTTATATAGTTGCATGTTGTTTCTTTTAAAATCTCCCAGTTGTTCTTGAAGAAAGCTGCAGGGAATCCATCCTCCCTCGGAGCCTTGAGAGAACCTATACTGAACAGGCCTTGCTTTGTCTCCAAGTCCGTAGGCATGCTCTCCATATTCCTACAAACAACCAAGTCTGTATTAGGGTAGTTCAAATTATCTAGAGCTAAAGGACAAATACTTACCTGCTCTTTGTACAAAGTTTGGTAGTAATCTGTGATGTGTTTCTTTAGCTTGTGCTCTTTTTCAATCCATTCCCTGCTTGGGCTTCTGAGCTTCAAAATCTTGTTCTTTCTTCTTATGATGGATTTTGTATGGTAGAATTTTGTGTTTCTATCTCCTTCCACACTCCATTGTTCTCTGGATTTTTGCAACCAAAAGACTTCTTTCTTATCCAGAATCTCACTAAGCTCTTTATTCAAAGCCTCTTCTAATTCTTTCAAGAATCGGTTTCTTCCATAATTATAGCTTTTCTCAATTCCAGCCAGTCTGTTCATGAGTCTTCTTTTTTCTCTAAAGATGTTGTCAAAGGTCATTTTGTTCCATCTTAACAGAACTTCTCTCGTGTAGTTGAGGTTAGTAGGAAGCCTCTCATCCTTCCTTCAATATTGTTGCATAAATGGCTTAAAATCAGTTTGTAGGGTTCACATAATCTCAAAACAGAAAGGTCTTCTTTCTTTCTTGGAGTGGTTCCCTTCATCGGTAATGAGGAAGGGGTGGTGGTCCGAGTTGATCCTTGGGAGGACATTGACCACCTCCTCTTGAAACTTAGTTCTCCAAGTATGGTTTGAGAGGGCTCTATTAAGTCTTTTGAAAACTCTTAATCTCGTTAAAGTCCCCTGTTAAAAGCCACGGCCTGTCTAGATTGTTAGCAATATTCTCCAAAACAGGCCAGAGAGTTCTTCTGTTTTGAGGTTGAGGGCTCGCATAAATGGCGGTCAGATACCAGGCCTCCTTGTGATGATATTTAACTTTAGCATGTATAAATTGTTGATTTGAAGTTATAGGTGTAATGAATAGATCTTGTCTGTTCCAGCATATCCAAATATCACCTATGAACCTTGAGCTTCCTCTATAATGTAGTTATTGAATCCAAGCCTTCAGATAACTCTTTTGGCATTCTCACCACTTATTTTGGTTTCCATGAGAATGACAATATTAGGTTTGTGCTGTTTGAGCAATTCGATTAAGGTACGCCTAAAAGTCAAACTAGCCGCACCTCTAACATTCCAAGATAGAATAATCATTGGaaataaaagagagaagagaaaagggctCATGATAGTTACATTTCTGCAGCTTTCATATTATCTAGCTCCTCTATAACGGGAGTCTCCAAATCCACATATTTAACTAAATTTAAAATCTCCTTTTTGCATGTCAGTATCCATCATGTCTTTTCCTCTCTCTTGATTAACTCCTCGGTTTGGTGGATCTGTTTCAATTGGTTAGGGTTGATCCTGCACTTCCATAATGCCctcttgcattttcttattttggatGTCAACTGGTTTAGTGTTCCGGTTTTTTGTGGTTAACATTTTCATatctattttctgttgcttgtTGTTTTCCTTTTGTGTTGTTTCTCTTGCTAGCTGTTGGATTGCTGCCCCCTTTTTCTGGCTGTGTTTACTGTTGTGTGGTATGCTGTTGTTTTCCTTTCTTCGTATTTTTATTGATCTTCTTTGTATTCTTCTCTTTATAGGTGACTGTGGTGTATGCTGTATTTTTTTCTGTGTTTTCTTTTTTCCAGCATTTTCTCTATGTATGTCACTTGTGTTGTTGTTTACTTCTTGCTCATTGTCTTCTTCCTCTGCTTCAGGCAGCTAAAGTTAATGACACCTCTCCTGATATTGTATGGGCCGAACTTGACATTTGCCGAGACGACTTATACAGTATTTACGATGTATGGAGTCATCGAATGCCGATACTTCCAACGGAACACCGAGTAAAAGCTCTTTGCATACGCCTGATTCCCCTTACTTCTCTTTTTCTGACCCTTTTCCTCACTGACTAGGGGATGAATCTCTAGGTCTAGTAACCGAAATCCAAGGGGGTGTTCGACATGGCAGGCTCCAAGCTAAACCCTTCTTCGCTCCTCTACCATGCATAGtgtttgtttttactttttagagaCTGGAATTGGAATTAGGAGATTGGAATTTAGTATTATGTTTGGTGGTGGTCAGGTATTAgaactaaaattttagtattgGAATACAAAATAATCTCTTTAGTAACTTTAGAAAGTGAGAATACATGGGACTTAAGTTTTTGAgacgaaaattaaaattttaatatattttttaataactaagtaTATTTTAGTAAATATTCTTATTTCATGTCTATATTTATCTTGAATTAAATAAGATATTAAGACATAATACGATCTTGTACACTTTACATTAAATATAATATGGAGAATTAATTTAGTCTTACGAGaaatttggatcaggttaagtacATAAAGGATAAGGATAGAGAGGTGTTGTCttaagaggagaagattaatgaaaggtggaagagctacttctacgagttatttaatgaaggatATAAGACTTTTCCGAGgcttggtcggttatgcacaagggaagaagatcaaaactttgattactatcgaaggattcgagacttcaaGGTAAAAGAGACTCTAAAGTAGAtaaaaaatggcagggcagtaggatctgataatatcccgattgaggtttggaatgGCCTTAGAGGAAAAGGCATCTActagttaaccaagctttttaatgagattttaaggtcaaagaagatgcctgatgagtggagaaagaacaCCTTAGTActagggctggcaattcataccctacccgcgggtacccaacccggtctaacccgttcgggtagggtaggctaccctacccgctgcgggtagggtagggtatggtccgggtatgcctgcgggtagggtagggtacgggtttagggtgtaccctaccctatcctacccgcacctcaaatatataacacatattttataaaaatttggtatATAGTGAAAGAAGTGAGAGTTGAACCTACAACCtctcttatgtaatgacttacaataagtgaacaaccaataaactagttagttaatttagtaatttagagtattagtttgttattttttatgttattaatatgtataaaatttgaaatgattgaattttatatttattttgaaaaaatttgatatatctacgggtagggtagggtagggtagggtttagaactttagggtgcgggtagggttagggttgagagattctcaacccgcgggtagggtagggtagagttttaataGAATTTTCAACCCGCGGGTAAGGTTAGGGTagggtccaaaccctaccctaccctacccattgccagccctacttagtacctatctacaagaataacagggatatacaaagttgcagaAACTATATAAGAATTAAGCTCATGaaccataccatgaagttattggaaagggtgatagaacggaggttgagaaaagagacacaaataacagagaaccaatttggatttatgccaggcagatccACCACCGAAGCAatatacctgttaagaaggatgatcgacatgtatcgtagtaataaaagggatctacatacatatggtgtttattgatttggaaaaaagtGTATGATAGggtgccaagggaggtcttatggaaggttttagaaaagagaagAGTAAGAATCGCATATATTCgtacaattaaagacatgtatgatagggccacaactagtgtgaagactcaaggtgtgacaggaattttctattggtataagattataccagggatcatccttaagtccatacattTTCACATTAGTTTTAGAAGTACTCACATAGCACATCCAAGAGcatgtgccatggtgcatgctttttgccgatgatatcgtcattatgggagagtcaagggaagacctaaataagaagttagacttatggagagaagctctagaagtgtatggtctgtgcATAAGTCGTAGCAAGAcgaaatatatggaatgtaaattcggtctgagaagggaaaaccctaatatagaggtgaagatttgagaaaacatcctacgaaaagttaaaagttttaagtatcttgggtgtatcatacaggataatggggagattgaacaagatgtaaatcataggatccaagcaggttggtcaaaatggcggagtgcatctgattttatatgcgacaaaaaagtgtctttaaaagttaaaggtaaattctatcgcactgctataagaccgcctatgctttatggtacggagtgttgggcggccaaaGGGGAGTACGAACATAAGCTAAGTGTGGCAGAGataaagatgttgagatggatgagtggtcatacgcgattggataaaataaggaacgaagatataagggagagttGGAGTAgtacccattgtggaaaagatggtagaatcacgtcttaggtggtttggacatgtgagaagaccGACAGAACACCCAGTCAAGAAGGCGGATGAGATGAAAGATGGACAATGGGTGAAAGGTAGagaaagacctaagaagaccatccacaaggtggtcaaacgagatttaCATGTAAACGATCTCTCTGGAGATATGATACATAACAGAGCTCAATAacatcgtttgattcatgtagccgacctcaCCTAgtaggacaaggctttgttgttgtttatatatatataaccaatcaacaaaattagGGTGAGACCagagtaaaataatttttttatttttttttatttttatcaatgtagtatttttttttgaaatttattattaaaatattattttttaaaactaattattCAAATGTCATCGTTTCTTAAAGATAAAATAGCATATAAATTGTCTTTGCGGTAAAAAAGGACAAAGGGATTAAATGGTCTCAAAAATATTTGAAACTATTAAATGATCCAAATTAAAAACtactaaattttagttttaatgtatttctaaaataatttttagaaaattatatTTACAaacaagtttttttttctttgttcattTATTATCTCTATTCTTAAAC includes:
- the LOC107606916 gene encoding uncharacterized protein LOC107606916 — encoded protein: MIMMWNIRGAASKSTIRTLKELQNQKKPDLTILVETKCSGNKGREVIKAMGFNHAIVEEAVGFVGGIWILWKNDDLKIKVMSTHKQFVHMKIENNQRRTWSLMAVYASPQEAQRKEMWELLHNISRNMNLPWLMIGDFNDIAEQSEKKGGGGNDAYACRRFRGWIDKCNLIDVGYSGSRFTWKGGIREGQERVYKRLDRALCNSEWRTNFSNAFVEVLPRIQSDHHPLLLHTRPEL